A section of the Solitalea canadensis DSM 3403 genome encodes:
- a CDS encoding type II toxin-antitoxin system HicA family toxin, protein MKSSELHRLIKRNGWICIRSEGSHYIYQKDDRNYPVPFHGSKEVGKGLEMKIKKEMKLILY, encoded by the coding sequence ATGAAATCATCTGAGTTGCATCGCTTAATAAAGCGAAATGGTTGGATTTGCATACGATCCGAAGGCAGCCATTACATTTATCAAAAAGATGATCGAAATTACCCTGTGCCATTTCATGGTTCCAAAGAGGTAGGTAAAGGATTGGAGATGAAAATTAAAAAAGAAATGAAGCTGATACTGTATTAA
- the accD gene encoding acetyl-CoA carboxylase, carboxyltransferase subunit beta yields MSWFKRAKEGITTKTEEKKETPDGLWNKCPSCKKVLHNSEQIENKYVCHHCGYHIRIGSKEYFEVLFDDNQFEELFSNLTSGDPLNFVDSKKYTDRIIETMAKTGLKDAIRAGHGKIEGQDLVIACMDFDFIGGSMGSVVGEKIARSIDYSLKNKIPFLMISKSGGARMMEAAFSLMQMAKTSAKLALLAEAKIPYVSLLTDPTTGGVTASYAMLGDINISEPGAMIGFAGPRVIKETIKKDLPKGFQSAEFVLEHGFLDFIVDRRQMKAKIASFLRMVTKK; encoded by the coding sequence ATGAGTTGGTTTAAACGAGCAAAAGAAGGTATTACCACTAAAACCGAAGAAAAGAAGGAAACTCCTGACGGTCTTTGGAACAAATGTCCTTCTTGCAAAAAGGTTTTACATAATTCTGAGCAGATAGAAAACAAATATGTGTGTCACCATTGCGGTTACCATATTCGTATCGGCTCGAAAGAATATTTTGAAGTTTTATTTGATGATAACCAATTTGAGGAACTTTTTTCAAATCTTACTTCCGGCGACCCGCTAAATTTTGTTGACAGTAAAAAATATACTGATCGTATCATAGAAACGATGGCAAAAACGGGATTGAAAGACGCTATTCGTGCCGGACATGGAAAGATTGAAGGTCAGGATTTGGTGATTGCCTGTATGGACTTCGATTTTATTGGGGGATCAATGGGTTCTGTTGTAGGTGAGAAAATTGCCCGTTCAATTGATTACTCCCTAAAAAACAAAATCCCTTTCCTAATGATCTCTAAATCAGGTGGAGCACGTATGATGGAAGCTGCATTTTCATTGATGCAAATGGCTAAAACATCAGCTAAACTTGCTTTGTTAGCAGAAGCTAAAATTCCTTATGTTTCTTTATTAACCGATCCTACAACCGGGGGTGTTACTGCATCTTACGCTATGTTGGGAGATATCAACATCTCTGAACCTGGCGCAATGATCGGCTTTGCAGGACCTCGTGTAATTAAAGAAACCATCAAGAAAGATCTTCCTAAAGGTTTCCAAAGTGCTGAATTTGTATTGGAGCACGGCTTCTTAGACTTTATTGTGGATCGCCGTCAGATGAAAGCTAAAATAGCTTCATTCTTAAGGATGGTGACTAAAAAATAA
- the fbaA gene encoding class II fructose-bisphosphate aldolase encodes MSNQTQTAIAKGVLHGDAVQELFELAKQHQFALPAVNTIGTDTINGVMEAAKAVNSPVIIQLSNGGAQFYAGKSLNNDNLQACVAGAVSAAQHVHLLAEMYGVSVILHTDHAAKKLLPWIDGMLVAGEKFYAQHGKPLFSSHMIDLSEEPLHENIEICKTYLERMSKMGMTLEIELGVTGGEEDGVDNSDVDSSKLYTQPEEVDFAYTELSKISHRFTIAAAFGNVHGVYKPGNVKLSPVILKNSQDFIKAKHNLTAEKPVNFVFHGGSGSSQAEIREAISYGAIKMNIDTDLQWAFWEGILNFYNDKKDYLQGQIGNPTGEDAPNKKYYDPRVWLRKGEETFVKRLIQAFEDLNAKDVHGRV; translated from the coding sequence ATGTCAAACCAGACACAGACCGCTATTGCAAAAGGCGTTTTACATGGTGATGCGGTTCAGGAATTATTTGAATTAGCAAAACAACATCAGTTTGCTTTACCTGCAGTGAACACTATCGGAACTGATACTATTAATGGTGTAATGGAAGCTGCTAAAGCTGTAAATTCTCCAGTTATTATTCAGCTTTCAAACGGTGGAGCTCAATTTTATGCCGGTAAATCACTAAATAACGACAATTTGCAAGCTTGTGTTGCAGGAGCCGTTTCTGCAGCTCAGCATGTTCACTTGTTAGCTGAAATGTACGGTGTATCTGTAATACTTCACACAGACCACGCAGCTAAAAAATTATTGCCTTGGATCGATGGCATGTTGGTTGCAGGTGAAAAATTCTATGCTCAACATGGCAAACCATTGTTCTCGTCGCACATGATCGATCTTTCTGAAGAGCCATTACATGAGAACATTGAAATCTGTAAAACTTACCTAGAGCGCATGAGCAAAATGGGTATGACTTTAGAGATTGAATTAGGTGTTACAGGTGGAGAAGAAGACGGTGTTGATAACTCGGATGTTGATAGTTCTAAACTATACACGCAACCTGAAGAAGTTGACTTCGCTTACACTGAGTTAAGCAAAATCAGCCACCGCTTTACTATTGCAGCTGCATTTGGTAACGTTCACGGCGTTTATAAACCAGGTAACGTTAAGCTTTCTCCGGTTATTCTTAAAAACTCTCAGGATTTCATCAAAGCAAAGCACAATTTAACAGCTGAAAAACCTGTTAACTTTGTATTCCATGGTGGATCAGGTTCATCGCAAGCAGAAATTCGTGAAGCAATTTCTTACGGAGCAATCAAAATGAACATTGATACCGATTTGCAATGGGCATTCTGGGAAGGAATCTTGAATTTCTATAACGACAAAAAAGATTACTTACAAGGACAGATCGGTAACCCAACAGGTGAAGACGCTCCTAACAAAAAATATTATGATCCACGTGTTTGGTTACGCAAAGGCGAAGAAACTTTCGTTAAACGTTTAATCCAGGCATTTGAAGATTTAAATGCAAAAGACGTACACGGTCGCGTTTAA
- a CDS encoding cysteine desulfurase family protein: MRVYLDNAATTPIDKEVLAVMFGIMENQYGNPSSIHAHGREVRSIVETARKTVAKLLNTSPAEIFFTSGGTEADNTAIRCGIHDHGITHAITSKIEHHAVGHTLEELEKKGVIKLSYVNIDSKGTVDYDHLEELLKNNERSFVSLMHANNEIGTLLDVERVGNLCEQYNALFHCDTVQTMGHYVHDLSKLKVHFIACAAHKLHGPKGVGFLYVNYHVKIKPFIYGGAQERNMRGGTENVYGIAGLAKALEIAYHEMDEHAQYVQGLKNYMKDQLTQNFTDVQFNGETDPAKSLYTVLNVSFPESDMGDMMLFNLDINGISASGGSACSSGSNIGSHVLTAIGTNPNRPSVRFSFCKYNTKEEIDFVIEKLKQIIPVTV, translated from the coding sequence ATGAGAGTTTATTTAGACAACGCTGCTACTACACCTATTGATAAAGAGGTGTTGGCGGTGATGTTTGGCATAATGGAGAATCAATATGGGAACCCTTCTTCCATTCATGCTCACGGCCGCGAGGTGCGTTCAATTGTTGAGACGGCTCGTAAAACTGTGGCAAAGTTGCTAAATACATCACCGGCAGAAATTTTCTTTACTTCGGGAGGTACCGAAGCTGATAATACAGCTATTCGTTGTGGTATCCACGACCATGGTATTACTCACGCAATTACTTCAAAAATTGAGCACCACGCAGTTGGGCATACACTTGAAGAGTTGGAAAAGAAAGGTGTTATTAAATTAAGTTATGTTAATATCGACTCAAAAGGTACTGTCGATTATGATCACCTTGAAGAGTTGTTAAAGAATAACGAACGCAGCTTTGTTTCCTTAATGCATGCCAATAATGAAATTGGGACACTGTTGGATGTAGAACGCGTAGGAAATCTTTGCGAGCAATACAACGCTTTATTTCACTGCGATACCGTACAAACAATGGGGCATTACGTGCATGACCTCAGTAAACTGAAAGTTCATTTTATAGCTTGCGCTGCGCATAAATTACACGGACCGAAAGGGGTTGGTTTTTTATATGTAAACTATCATGTGAAAATTAAACCTTTTATTTACGGTGGAGCTCAGGAACGCAACATGAGGGGTGGCACTGAGAACGTTTATGGAATTGCAGGTTTAGCAAAGGCATTGGAAATTGCCTATCATGAAATGGATGAACATGCTCAATATGTTCAGGGTTTGAAAAACTATATGAAGGATCAATTGACGCAAAATTTTACCGATGTACAATTCAATGGTGAAACTGATCCTGCCAAAAGCTTATATACCGTTTTAAATGTGTCTTTCCCCGAATCGGATATGGGAGATATGATGTTGTTTAATTTGGATATAAACGGAATTTCGGCATCAGGAGGAAGTGCTTGTTCTTCCGGATCAAATATTGGTTCACATGTACTTACGGCAATTGGTACAAACCCTAATCGTCCATCGGTTCGTTTCTCTTTCTGTAAGTATAACACGAAAGAAGAAATCGATTTTGTGATTGAAAAGTTAAAACAGATTATTCCGGTAACGGTGTAA